The region ttccacttatatgaggtacctagaataaaGACAAAAAGTGTTTACCAGGAGGCAGAGGGAATGGGAAGTTCTTGTTTAATGGGCATAGGAGTTTCactttgggatgatgaaaaagttcttgaAATGGATAATGGTGATGgatgcacaacagtgtgaatgtagtTAATGCCACTGAGTTGCACActtgaaaatgattaaaatggtaaattttacattatacaTTCTAAAATCACAAATAAACACAAAGTGTAAAACCTGGCCGAAACATTTACAGTAGCTAATTTAACAGACACATAGTCAGTTCATCAATTCCTTTGGTTGGTCTGTTTTCTCCCTCAAGAATTGATTTTATCAAATTACTTTGATGTTATATATTTAGCACTCATCAAAAGACTTCACTTGAAAAGTTTCTCTCAGAGCCAAGTGCTGCAAAAATGTGTGCTTTTCTGTACACTCTAGTGTATCTGTCTTACCGCACTGTGAACCAAATGTCTGAGCTCTTACTTGTAAACACTAGGAGTGAAATCTGTGCCCAATCTCACACATAGTGATCACAGTTACAGCATCCTCCCTGGCCTTATTccttaattttgctttatttttgtcagTTATAACTTGTCAGCTCACCTGCATGTTCATATAGCCATCTACAGACACCAGGTAGCCTTTGTACTCCATTCCCCATTTAAGCTTCACCATTACCGGCTTTCCTGTTAATCCGTTGAGGAAAGGTTTGGGGTTGAGGGGCAAACTCTGcataaagaacaacaaaaaaagaatccaatTTGATTAATTCTCTTCTTTATTAAACCACCAATACTTTATGGTGTCCAAATGAAGCAAACTCTTGATTTCCTCTCACTTTATTACataattttcacttttgttgaagagcttcagagaaattaaaatacctAGTCAGCCAATTTCATCTTCAACCCACCAAAACTTACAGAAGTATGCATTGTTGACTTAAGAAACACTGAATACCTAATATACATCACTCATTGTTCCAAGGCCACAAAGAAACAAAGGTAAAGGCAAAAacggaaaagaaaaaagagcagatGACAGTCCCTGTTCTCATGAAGCCCACAGTGGGAGGGTCAAAACACACAAATAGAGAATTATTTTCCAATGTAGTAAGAGGAGATATGCTGCGTACAAGGATACCAAACATCTGGGGTTAAAAGCAAAGGGAGGATTGCCTGAAATAAGCAGTGCCCTTGTTTTAAAGGATGAGAGGTATTTCTGGAGGGAAAAGGGCTGATCTAGGCAGGGTGGGCTACCTGTGTAAAAGGAGGGAATAGTGAATCAATAAGGTGATCTCTGGGACACAGGAGTTAGTTCTGTGTGAGGCCACAGGAGGCGGCAGGGGGCAGATCTCGTTCCACAGCTTTTCACCTcgaattccaggagatagtatTGGCTCTTCTTTGACTTGCAGTGTCTCCTACCTATGGGCAATCCCTAAACTTGTTTATTCAGCAAACCAATAGTATCCCCAGTCAATTCAGACTTTATTCCCTTTCCTCATCTGCTCACTCATCAgctcaaagaaggaaaagaaccaaGAAACCTGGCTACTGAACTCCTCTAGAATAAACATATTCGGGGTGATTTCAGGTGGGACTCCaattttcactcttgtctttctccAACTTACCAGCCACAAGGcaagtattatttttatcttatctcTGCTTCAAAATGCTTCAATGGCTTCCTAATGCCCCTGGGAGTAGAATCCAGAACCCCTCATAAAGCCTAAGAAGCCAAGTGGCTGTAGCCTGCTCTCAATTCTTTCAGCTGGTCAGGTTTTCCTTTCggtttagagcctgtgctcctgaTCCCTGAGCTGGGCGTTCACACACTTCTTCCTGCTCTTTAAGGAGCTGTATTCTCACAACGCTTAGGTTTCAGGTTAAATCCCTCCTCCAAGAGCTGCACACCGTAACCACCCTTCTGATGTACCACGGCAGCCCTTCTCAGCACTTAACATTACTTGAAAGTACACATTTATCGTTATTTGATTAACGTCTTTCTACCATACCGACTGAATTAACCTAGGGCACGGTCCACATCAATACTTTTCACCCTACATTCCAAGCCTGTATTACTAGAACTATATTTCTATATTCCTAGAACTAATTTCACCCTACATTCCTAGAACTTTTACCGGGCCCAGGCCCTGGTAGGTAGCAGgcgctcagtaaacatttgctaaATGAACAAATTCATTTGAGAATACTCAAAGGCTGGGCTCAGTATTCCAAAAGGCTGTGGGGCCTCCCAACATCACTGGACGAAACAGGATTTGGGAGTGCGTCAAGTGGGACGTGAAAAGTCGCTTTATCTTTACCCCGACCCCGGGCCCCAGGCAGCAAGAACACCTCAGGCTCAGATTCAAACgaagaggaaggaggcaggggcaCTCCGAGGGAGCGAAAGACAGGGCTTCGGAAGGAGGGCGCGCCTCAGACAACCGGGGCGTGGAGAGAGAGCCGGCCAGCCAGCCCGCGGCGCCTCACGCGGATGAATGGGAAGCGCGCGAAACCACCGCCAGGCCCGGCGagcctccctctctctcacacgcAACTCCGGTCGTTCTCTTTCTCCTTACCATCGCGACTACTGCAGCAGTAGTGGGAAAACGCTGTAGGCTACTCGCCGCCGACGCAACTGTTGTGGGACCCTCGAGACTGAAGTAACCACACAGGGCTTTAAGAGAAATGGCCGCCAAATAGCAGCATGACCTTTCACCTCAGACTACCGCTCTTCTGGCTTCTGTGATTGGACTCAAAGAGATGCACGCTGATTGGAGAAAGTGGCTGGCCTGTCTCCTGGCAACCATAGGCGCCAACGGCTGCGTACCTTCCCTGTAGCGCGCGGCCATTGGAAAACAAGCTACTTCGCTCTGCCGGAAGAATGAGTACCTGCGACGCAGCAAAGGCAGTGAGACGCTCCTCTTACCTCGAGGGTTTGTTGCGGACCCTGTAGAGGGATCGTGATTTCTCGCCAGCTTGGCCAGCGAGagtttccttggtgactcagacggtgAACAGCCTGCCGGCAGTGCGGGAGACTCTGGTTCCATCccgggtttgggaagatcctctgcagaaggaaatggcaacctactccagtattcttgcctggaaaatcccatggacggagcagcctggcgggctacagcccatggggtcgcaaagagtctgacacgactaagcgacttaacGTTCTACTTTCTACTTCTAGCTGGTGGGGGTCTCCTTAGTCCTTGTACACCTGGGAGAACGAGTTTGGGTCTCTGGAGTTAGAAGCAAGACTGGATAGACTTAAGGGAGCTGAAACTCGGAGAAGATCAAGTACAGAATATATTTCAGATGAAGTCTAGAATATGGCGTGGTGGTCTTCCCGCACATCTCTCTCTTCTGCCTTGGGGGCAGAGGCCCGCAACGGTCTTTATACTGCATTTATAGTTGAGTTGGAGGATGTTCATGCTATCGCGGATGAATCCTTTTAATAAAAacagtggaattgttgggtcatctGGTAATTCTGTACTTGAATTTTTGTACCACTCTGCTTTCCCCAATGCCTGCACCATTTTATGTTCCCACTAGCAATGTGTGAGATTTCTAACTTCACTATCTCACCAacacttaacattaaaaaatattatcataGTTATCccatgtgctaagtcatttcggttgtgtccacctcttgggaccccaaggacagtagccctccaggttcttttgtacatgggattttccaggcaagaatactggagtgggttgctgttttccttctccaatagttaTCCTAGTAATCCTACTAATAAgccatctcattgtggctttgatttgcatttccctaatgactaatgatgttgagcatcttttcatgtgcttattggatTCTCGTATatttttggataaatgtctgtccAAGTTTTATGTTCTATTTCTGGAATCCTTGaatgaattttctaatttaaaatcagactgagttttttaaaataaaaggaaaaatcatttaattattctgggtctcattttcttcatttatacaGTTTTGGACTAGATCACAGTTTTCACCCTCACTACTGCTGACATTTTCGGCCAAACAATTCTGGCTGTGGGGCCTGCCCTTTGATTGTAGAATGAATGGATCACAGCAGCATCCTTAGCCTCTACCAACTGGATGCCACGTGCAACCCCTTCCCTCCAAGTTTTCACAACCAAGAATATCTCCAGGTATTGCCCAGCATCCTCTGGGTGGGACAGTTGTCCCCCATTGAAAACTTCTGGATTAGATCAATGAACATAGGCCACAGACTTGGCTCACTTAGCAGGTAGTATTAAGGCTTTGcaaactattttttattatttaaaagtaaacaaaacaactAACAAATGGTACATTTAATCAGTTCAATCAGTTCactcgcttagtcatgtctgactctttgtgaccccatggactgcagcacgcatggcttccctgtgcatcaccaactcctggagcttactcaaactcgtgtccattgagttagtgatgccatccaaccatctcatcctctgtcatccccttctcccaccttcaatcttgcccagcatcagggtcttttcaaatgagtcagttcttcatatcaggtggccagagtattggagtttcagcttcaacatcagtccttccaatgaacacccaggactgatctcctttaggatggactagttggatctccttgcagtccaagggactctcaagagtcttctccaacaccacagttcaaaagcatcaatttttcagcgctcagcattcattatagtccaactctcttatccatacatgactactggaaaaaccatagccttgactagatggacctttgttggcaaagtaatgtctctgctttttaatatgctgtccaggttggtcatagcttctcttccaaggagtaagtgtctttttaatttcatggctgcagtcaccatctgcagtgtttggagccccccaaaataaagtctgacactgtttccactgtttccccatctttttgccatgaagtgatgggaccagatgccatgatctcagttttctaaatgttgagttttaagccaactttttcactctcatctttcactttcatcaagaggctttttagattctcttcactttctgccataagggtggtgtcatctgtgtatctgaggttattggtatttctcctgacaatctttcttccagcttgtgcttcatccagcccagcatttctcatgatgtactctgcatataagttaaataagcagggtgacaacatacagccttgacgtgctcctttcccgatttggaaccagtctgttgttccatgtccagttctagctgttgcttcctgacctgcatacagctttctcaggaggcaggtcgggtggtctggtattcccatctctttaagaattttccgcagtttgttgtgatccacacagtcaaaggctttggtgtagtcaataaagcagaagtagatatttttctggaactctcttgctttttcgatgatccatttgCATATCTGCATAGAGTCTCTATTAAATGTGCTGACCTTTTTttttgccacaggactggaaaaggtcagtacgTTTGGTAGAGACTGTATAAGACTGATGAAAACTTGATgctcctttgctttttattaaaatgagatcaactaaaaatataaatactagTTAATAATCATGGATCAGAAGCTCAACTGGCATTTATAGATGTATCTGGTTTATAAAAATGGGCAAGTAAATTGTCAATAAATGATGGTTTTTAGTTTCACAAATTATAGATTCAATTTGGGGGAAAGGTAGAGAGTAAAACCCTTTAGAGGTGGTGCAGTTGTAAGGAATCagtctgccagtgtaggagatgcaggagatacgggttgaaccccttggttgggaagattgcctggagaaggaagtggcaacccactccagtattcttgcctggaaaattccacagacagaagagcctggtgggttacagtccatggggtcacaaagagtaggatatgactgagcaactgagcatgtatgcagaGGTAAAAAGACTAGGAACTCCTCAACCAGATGACCAGCTTCAAATATTGACTTTAAACACAGGTTGATTCCTTGCTGTACTTCCACAGGGTGGCAGTGGTGAATTTTGAGTAAAGTTTCTAATCCTACAGACACTTGGAAGTTTATCTGTACAAAAGTGGGCTTCACTGTTCTCAAAacacaaaccaaaccaaaccacatGGACCTTCCCCCCACAGTCTCCTGTGCTGTGCAGTCTCCTGCCTCTCTCATTCCTCCAGTGTTTCCAGTGAATCaaacttctaaattttttttcttttttggcatcaTCCCCAGTTggggcccagggattgaacactccCTCTTGCATTTGAACTGCAGAGTCtttactggactaccagggaagtccctcaatttaaaaaaaaaatacatttgttatTCTACTTTTCACCTGTTACCCACCCTGTTGGATTCCaaggtggctcaggcagtaaagaatctgcctagggtgccggagactgggtttgatccctgggtcaggcagatcccgtgcagagggaaatggctacccactccagtattcttgcctggagaatcccatggacagaggagcctggtgggctacagcccatggggttgcaaagaattggacatgactgagcaacaagcaCTTCACTTCAAATTCCTTTGGTTCCAGGTAAACAAAAATTCAGTGTTACTGATAAATGTTGACAGAGTGTAGTGAGACAAACAAGGGTGTCTACTGACCATCCTGTGGCTCTGTCTGGGTTGCTTGGTAATAAGCTTGCTGGGCTTGGTGGCTCCCGGCTCTCTCTACAAAGGTTCCAAGTGCTAAGTGTTCTCAGCACTGGTAGGGAACAGCCCTGAGCAGCTGACAACCAAGCTCAAAGACCACTTTCCTCTACATGCAAGGCTCTTCTAACTAGGAAGGGGCAGGCAGTCTGCTCTTCTGGAGCACAATCCTTGAAGTGTCTGGCCACATCGAGCCCACAAGTATTGGCCCATGGAATGCAGTCAGGTCACGGACCCTTCTGTCTGCAGATTCCTGCCTTCACTGGCCCTAGTCCATCACTCAATCAGATGCCACCCAAGGTAGAGCTTCACTTTGCCAgtactgactgaatgaataaaacacATGGAAGAAAATGATGACCGGACTCGCTGTGATCTAGATTATCTTACAGACATGCCATAGAGTAGAACTGTACATGAGAAAGGGAATAAAGCCTTGAAACTGTAGTCTGAATGTTTGTTCTCTTCTTCCCAGTTGGGAGTTCCACTGCAGACGCTACTCTTGTTAAGCAAAAGGTATGGCTGCTCTTTCTAGTCTTAATTTAGGTTGATGCTTTCAGAGAAGGGAAACCTTGCAATGGTGACCAggtttgtggcttttttttttggttccaccTAAAataaattagggcttcccaggtggcactactggtaaagaatctgtctgtaatgcaggagactcaggttcaatccctgggttgggaggatcccttggagtcggaaatggcaaccccctccagtattcttatctggaaaattccatgggcagggagcctggagggccactacagtccatggggtcgcagagagtcagatagaGCTAGGCAGCAGCGGCAGCACTTACATAAACTAATACATTAGTCATGTAAGCTTCTTTCTAACCCTTAGGACATCAATTAATTAATCAATCACATTCATGgaaaggaaattattatttttattttgaaataatttcaaatttattgaaaCATTGCAAGCACAGcacattaactttatttttcctgaatCATTTGCTAGTAAGTTGCCAACGTGATTCTCTATCACACCAAATACTTTAGTGTATATTTCCTACAAATAACGAGTAAGGACAATACTGTAGTCTGATTTGGTACATATTTTTAGTGTAGCTAACAGTTTTGCCTATTTACCTCCTAGGGAATTAGAAGTTTCAGCATTTGAAATTAATTCCTATGGGTTAAAGCAAGCATGGTAAAACTTTATTTAGGTCAGGTGGCCAATAGAAAAAGATAGAAATTTAGAGTGATATTGAGTTAAAAAAtctagttttgaaaatattttaagagggaGAAAATATAAATCAGTGAAGCTCAGTTTAAGATTatgtaacagaaaataaatattaaggaatATATTGATAATCTGTTATGGTCagttatttcctctttttctcccatcttttcttttcccttttcttcaataAGTATCTATTTATCACTGACTCTGTTACAGGCTCTGGAGATCCAAAGATTAACAAATAGAAGCTGGGTTCCTGCCTGCTTGGACCTAGTTGGACCCAGTtagtgaaagaaagaagaaaaaaaacttttaagacaaaggaaggcagagagaaaaacagcaaagTACTAGGGATTAAGCaacatctcttatttttttcctaccGTTGTCCTATTCAagtctttttatagtttttccttgCTGTGATCTGTCTTCTTTcaatttctaataaaaatcatTTGTGATAATCATCAAAGGGTTCTACTTGATATTATAGCAAATTAACCATTTATAACATTTTCCAAGATGATACtcaaaaacttctagaaaaagagaaaacactacCTTTACAGAAATCTGGCAAACACTGCCTTAACAAAGTAGTGAAGGTCAAGATGACCAATGATATCCATGGGCGTCATGTTAATCTGACAAATGTGTGTTCTCTACTTTGCCAGTTAATGATAAATGAGCCATCTTGAAGTCAAAGGAAGTCTTGTGCACAAAGGGAATTCTGAAAGTGTTGGGGTTCTCAAGTGTCACTCACTTTCTCCTTTAACCTATCCTCACCCATCCTTGTTCTCTGctgaggctgtcttttcccctttGAGCTTAAGTGCATTTGGCCTGTCAGTCAGGGCCACTTCCATTGCCATCAGGTTTAACAAAAGTTGCTATAAAACTGCTTTTATTGAAGTGTCAGAATATTACAAAATACAGAAGGGCAGAAAACAATATGGCAACATGAAACATACTCCATCTCTGTTTTTAGCACATTCTAACATTTGTCATATTTGTTTCCCACCCCACCGCACACTGTAAGACATAGAAGTTCCATTCCTTCTTCTTATTTTACACCTCTCCATGACAATTTCAGTTTCCCCTTTGAGAGGAACTGCAGGCTGCATATCTAGATCTGAAAATGACTATGCCCATCTTCAGCTTTTCTAGACCTTCTCATCTTCAGTTTTTCCAGAAATTGCCAAACGTTCTTCAAAGTGGATGTGTATtagggttcttcagagaaacagaaccaagaggttctgtgtgtatacacacagacacataaacacacagagattatacacacacatacatacaatatgGAGTGAGAGGCAGAGAGACGGGCAGAGATTTCATGAAACTGGCTCACAAGATTGTGGGCCAAGCCCAAAATTTTTGGGGCAAACTAGCAGACTTACAGATTCAGGTGGGAGCTGATATTATTGGTTTGAGCCTGAAATCTGCAGAGCAGTTCAGTAACTGAAAATATAGTCAGGGCAGTCTTGGGGCAGAATCACTTTTTTGAGCAACCTCAGTCTTTGCTTTTAATTCCTTCAGCTGATAGGGTAAAGCCCACCCGCATTCCACAGGGTAACCTGTTTTACTCAaggtctactgatttaaatgtcaaTCACATCTAAAAATATATTGTTACTTTCATAGCAACATCTAGACTGGTGTTTGACCAAGCAACCAGATAACATAACCTAGTCAAGATGACACATCAAATTAACCATTACaaggttgtatcaatttacacttcTACCAACGCCTCTTGTGAGTTCACAGTATTACCAACTCTTATAATTTTGTCAACTTGTTTAGTGTGaattaatatttcatattaacTTGTATTTCCATGACTACTAGAGAactgaacatatgttttcatgtcttttgcttattgctattttcttctttcttttccatacaGCCCACGTGTTAAATTTTCTTACATTTGGTCTTTGTCCGAGTTTCTCTGTTGTGTCCTATCTTTGTCAAGATTTTGGTTGCATGTAACTGAAACTAGCCTAAGGGGGGGAAAAACAATCTAATtatagtttctgttttcatttttgtttcaacaGTGTGCATGTTGGTGAGGAAACTGTTGTTTGGAATCATTCACTAGTGGATGAAAGAAATTTGGAGGTAAGTCAAGAGAGAACAAAATATGATTTAATAGAAGGAAGTAAAGTTGTTTGCTTTATTAACATCACTTTCCCAGGTGTAGAGTCTTTCGGCCTTCCTAGAAGTACTGAAATGTATTCCTTATAAAAGGACACTCAGTGATTTAAAGCTCTCTGTCTCAGAACTATTGATATATTGATGTTTTTGttgtagtaaaatacacataacataaaatttaccatgttaATTATTTCTAAGCATATAGTTTATTGCCATTAACTACACTCACATTATTGTACAACCATCTCTACCatcaatctccagaactttttcactGCAGATATCCTGGATCAAATAATTCTTTGTTGGGGTTGAAGCGAGGTGCCTGTCCTATATATTGGAGGATGTTAGCAGCATCCTTGGACTTCGCCCATTAGATGCCAGCGGCATCCACCTCTCGTCAGTCATGACAATCAAAATTGTCCCTCAGTCAGTTcatttagtagctcagtcattgtgtctgactctttgccaccccatggactgcagcacaccaggcctccctgtccatcaccaactcctggagtttactcaatctcatgttcattgagtcagtgatgccatccagccatttcatcctctgtcatcccctgctcctcctgccctcactctttcccccatcagggtcttttcaaatgagtcagctctttgcatcaggtggccaaagtattggagtttcagcttcagcatcagtccttccaatgaatacccaggactgatctcctttaggatggactggttggatctccttgcagcccaaaggactctcaagagtcttctccaacaccacagttcaaaagcatcaattcttctgcgttaagctttctttatagtccaactctcacatccatacatgactactggaaaaaccatagccttgactagatggacctttgttggcaaagtaatgtctctgctttttaatatgctgtctaggttggtcatagctttccttccaaggaataagcatcttttaatttcatggcttcaatcaccatctgcagtgagtttggagccccccaaaataaagtcttccactgtttccactgtttctccatctatttgccatgaagtaatggaaccagatgccatgatcttagttttctaagtgttgagttttaagtcaacttttccactctcctctttcactttcatcaggagcctctttagttcttcactttctgccataagggtggtgtcatctgcatatctgaggttattgatatttctcccgacaatcttttttccagcttgtgcttcatccagcccagcatttctcatgatgtactctgcatataagttaaataagcagggtgacaatatacagccttgacgtactcctttcccgatttggaaaccagtctgttgtcccatgttcagtcctaactattgcttcctgacctgcatacagattactcaagaggcagatcaggtggtctggtattcccatctcatcagaattttccatagtttgttgtgaaaAAATTTTCCTAGATATTACCAAATGTCCCAGGGTGGCACAGTTGCCCCtggttaagaaccactgattAAAATAGGAAGGATTTTCATTGTAAATAGAGTCATTTTAACTGTGAAGAAATAACTTCGGAAAAATGCATTTTGGGCATTCATTAATATCAGACACAGAACTATACATGATTTGACTGTGTATCAGATCAGTCATGCtttcagtagtaaaaaaaaaaaaaaaaatagagcatttAATTGCCACAACAGTGATAACATAATCACTCTGATTGGCATTGCTTCCGAAGAGCAGAGACTAACCAGAAATAGTCTAGATTGGAAACGACAGCTTTGCATGCATGACTGAATGTGAATGAGTGAAAAATTGTTGATGTATAAGGTTAAGaagtctattttagttttttcaatcataattactgtatattttatatagtaacaTCAACTGACTTGTAGAAAAATAGCCATTCTCTGTTATTCTTAAACACAGAGAGtatcttttgttaaaaaataattttatttgatcTTGTTGGTGAACATATACTGTAATTACAGTGAATAATACAATATAGACAAATATTTGAGGGGTGTATTAGTTATATACCAAGAAAGTGAAATTTCCCAAAGCCAAATATAATGCTACATCCATTGCTAGCCAATGTCTAAAATGATGGAATTTGAGTAGCATTTTGACTTTTACGGCACTGAAGAACCTGTCCATGTATTGTAGAAATATAGTGGGCTATTGTGTAAAGAACTGTAGAAATGAGGCACttaagtttatttacaatgttccAAATAGTTGATATTTATCCTTAGGTGTGAGAACCAGTTAAGATTTTAAAAGTCAGGTTTATTCCACATCAAATTAGTTCTAATATTTATTTCTAGCAGTTATCAACTTATTTATGGTTGCTGcaattctgaaaacaaaaatgttttttagtACTACACTTGATCCCATAGATATTCGGTGAAGTCCTTTGACCTCTGTAGGCCTTAGTTTTGCATTAGTCAAATTAAGGGattgaaataaatcattttctctGATAGTCTAAATTAATAACTGGAATAAATTgaagattaaaatagaaaatatatattttgatatagcTGTAACTATTGTAACTTGAATTGTAACCATGGTCTCAATTATATGAGATTAATCCTTCATCCTCCCAGATAAAAGACAGAATAGATTTTCAGTTTAAGTAACAGTGTTTCTTACAGATTAAGCCTTTCCATTTTCCATGTATGTTCAGTGTTAggcaagaaaatataatttttttaaaaccacacacTGTAAAATGAGATTTTGCAATGATGTTAAACGTCTATATCTTGATTCCCAAAGTCTAATAGAGCAATTAGAAATGTAATAATTTAGAAGGGGAACTAAAGCTGATTCTGCTCCTATCCAATTATATATGACAAATTAGATTTTATAACTGACACAAGATTAAATTTATTCagcacacaaatatttttattcataatataATTTACTTATCCATAATTATTTAGACAATAAAAGTTTTCTTCTCCTTATAGGAACTTGCTATGCTTGGGGGAAAGTCTAGACTGTTCTCAGATCtgtataataataatgtttaagtCAACAGCAGCATCATTATGactgccatttattgagcacttatatGTCAACACTTTAcatatatcatctcatttaatccttacagcaacTCTGTGAGGCAGCTATTATTAGCTAGAGTTGCTAAGTAACTTGCACAAAATCCCACAA is a window of Odocoileus virginianus isolate 20LAN1187 ecotype Illinois chromosome 23, Ovbor_1.2, whole genome shotgun sequence DNA encoding:
- the SNRPF gene encoding small nuclear ribonucleoprotein F — translated: MSLPLNPKPFLNGLTGKPVMVKLKWGMEYKGYLVSVDGYMNMQLANTEEYIDGALSGHLGEVLIRCNNVLYIRGVEEEEEDGEMRE